A single genomic interval of Desulfovibrio sp. X2 harbors:
- a CDS encoding bifunctional 3-deoxy-7-phosphoheptulonate synthase/chorismate mutase type II yields the protein MTVKIKAEQLRDWGIAYGDYLVIAGPCSAESEEQVHATVAGLAKLPVNVVRAGLWKPRTRPGCFEGVGEPGLRWLKEAGAAHGLPVTTEVATPEHVEAALKAGIDVLWIGARTTVNPFSVQPIADALKGVDVPVMVKNPINPDLELWLGALERLNNSGVTKLAAIHRGFTAYKKSRFRNKPNWKIPIELRHRVPNLPIICDPSHISGNRKLIAEVAQTALDLTFDGLMIESHIDPDVALSDAKQQLKPADLGKLLASLNPMRATPSDDELAYIQGLRRIIDQLDGTLISLLKQRMDIASEIGRFKKKTRLTVFQPKRWKETLQTRIRHGRELGLDENFLTRIYEYIHEESIRHQEEGPKD from the coding sequence ATGACCGTCAAGATCAAGGCCGAGCAACTGAGGGACTGGGGCATCGCGTACGGCGACTATCTCGTCATCGCGGGCCCCTGCAGCGCCGAATCCGAAGAGCAGGTCCACGCCACCGTGGCCGGACTCGCCAAGCTCCCCGTGAATGTCGTGCGCGCGGGCCTATGGAAGCCCCGCACCCGCCCCGGCTGCTTCGAAGGCGTGGGCGAGCCGGGCCTGCGCTGGCTCAAGGAGGCGGGAGCCGCCCACGGCCTGCCCGTGACCACCGAGGTGGCCACCCCCGAGCACGTGGAGGCCGCGCTCAAGGCCGGCATCGACGTCCTCTGGATCGGCGCGCGCACCACCGTCAACCCCTTCTCCGTGCAGCCCATCGCCGACGCGCTGAAAGGCGTCGACGTGCCCGTGATGGTCAAGAACCCCATCAACCCGGACCTCGAGCTCTGGCTCGGCGCCCTGGAACGGCTGAACAACTCCGGCGTGACCAAGCTCGCGGCCATCCACCGCGGCTTCACCGCCTACAAGAAGTCCAGGTTCCGCAACAAGCCCAACTGGAAGATTCCCATCGAGCTGCGCCACCGCGTGCCCAACCTGCCCATCATCTGCGACCCCTCGCACATCTCGGGCAACAGGAAGCTCATCGCGGAAGTCGCCCAGACCGCCCTGGACCTGACCTTCGACGGGCTCATGATCGAGTCGCACATCGACCCGGACGTGGCCCTGTCCGACGCCAAGCAGCAGCTGAAGCCCGCGGACCTCGGCAAGCTCCTGGCGAGCCTCAACCCCATGCGCGCCACCCCCTCGGACGACGAGCTCGCCTACATCCAGGGGCTGCGCCGCATCATCGACCAGCTCGACGGCACGCTCATCTCGCTGCTCAAGCAGCGCATGGACATCGCCAGCGAGATCGGCCGCTTCAAGAAGAAGACCCGCCTCACCGTCTTCCAGCCCAAGCGCTGGAAGGAGACCCTGCAGACCCGCATCCGCCACGGCCGCGAGCTGGGGCTGGACGAGAACTTCCTCACGCGCATCTACGAGTACATCCACGAGGAATCCATCCGCCACCAGGAGGAAGGTCCCAAGGACTAG
- a CDS encoding PEP/pyruvate-binding domain-containing protein, translated as MQLPRLFRFWAERIFAPETALKRKYDAFRALLSHDKRALECITEIEEILYGQIPADWARASALFRALSWSLSRLVDSLCAMNPADYGELPGRLDELLAEVGAAFAEPARESGPPYVLSLAEAAARPELCGGKAAGLGAAAALGLPVPEGFALTTHAYELFLSRAGLRARLDETLSRVRVDEPEDFDELCAMMQEAVEDAALPVEVAEELGTAVAGLAQKGVTLFAVRSSAVGEDGRLSYAGLYDSRLFVPASEVPAAVRDVYLSKYSPRAVAYRVRYGIPDDEAPMAVAVVRMLDPAASGVIYTDDAPPAQNNKAAPDGDEPCPEHHMAVYAVSGAGEKLVDGSVVPLTWRLAREDGRVVEGPAPDAQRAAPAPLAAHLTPGRLHELWRHGMALERGLGGPQDVEWCLDASDGLYVVQSRPFQHEEPATCDPAAEVCEDIANPRLIDGAASASGGVAVGRVFFPGRITDGRDIPSGSVVICRTLSPKLASALGRLTAVISPAGSRAGHFASVAREFGVPVLVGAPSAMQVLRPGQVVTVDADSGVVYDGVAEPLRRLAGRERKRPPSRLRERLSPVLHALSRLTLTDPGSPDFTPRGCASLHDVVRFCHEKGVAEMFSLGGKGRGLGQARPLETDLPLSFYVLDLDGGVDPELAGESVPPGALRSAPMRALWDGLTAPEISWHEGLRHLDWERFDRISGGILSLADKSLSSYALLSADYCHAMIRFGYHFATVDALCGPHPEANYASLRFKGGGADFDRRLLRLEYLREVLTRVGFEARTKGDMIDARLSRRPEAETREALRLLGLLLGQTRLMDMALSDSAQALHMAEDFLARHAPSLSLSRGDVL; from the coding sequence ATGCAGCTTCCCCGCCTCTTCCGCTTCTGGGCCGAGCGCATCTTCGCCCCCGAGACGGCTCTCAAGCGCAAGTACGACGCCTTCCGAGCCCTGCTCTCCCACGACAAGCGCGCCCTGGAGTGCATCACCGAGATCGAGGAGATCCTCTACGGCCAGATCCCGGCGGACTGGGCGCGCGCCAGCGCCCTCTTCCGCGCCCTCTCCTGGTCGCTCTCCCGCCTCGTGGACAGCCTGTGCGCCATGAACCCCGCGGACTACGGCGAGCTGCCCGGCCGCCTGGACGAGCTGCTGGCCGAGGTCGGCGCGGCCTTCGCGGAGCCCGCGCGGGAATCCGGCCCGCCCTACGTGCTCTCCCTGGCCGAGGCCGCCGCGCGGCCGGAGCTGTGCGGCGGCAAGGCCGCCGGGCTCGGCGCGGCCGCCGCGCTCGGACTGCCCGTGCCCGAGGGCTTCGCCCTGACGACGCACGCCTACGAGCTCTTCCTGTCCCGCGCCGGGCTCAGGGCCCGGCTCGACGAGACCCTCTCCCGCGTGCGCGTGGACGAGCCCGAGGACTTCGACGAGCTGTGCGCCATGATGCAGGAGGCCGTGGAGGACGCCGCGCTGCCCGTCGAGGTCGCGGAGGAGCTCGGCACGGCCGTGGCCGGGCTCGCGCAAAAGGGGGTCACGCTCTTCGCCGTGCGCTCCTCGGCCGTGGGCGAGGACGGCCGCCTGTCCTACGCCGGGCTCTACGACTCCCGCCTCTTCGTGCCCGCCTCCGAGGTCCCGGCCGCGGTGCGCGACGTCTACCTCTCCAAGTACTCCCCGCGCGCCGTGGCCTACCGCGTGCGCTACGGCATCCCGGACGACGAGGCGCCCATGGCCGTGGCCGTGGTGCGCATGCTCGACCCCGCGGCCTCGGGCGTCATCTACACCGACGACGCGCCGCCCGCGCAGAACAACAAAGCGGCCCCCGACGGCGACGAGCCCTGCCCGGAGCACCACATGGCGGTCTACGCCGTGTCCGGCGCGGGCGAGAAGCTGGTGGACGGCTCCGTGGTGCCGCTCACCTGGCGCCTCGCGCGCGAGGACGGCCGCGTCGTCGAGGGGCCCGCGCCCGATGCGCAGAGGGCCGCGCCCGCCCCCCTGGCCGCGCACCTCACCCCTGGGCGGCTGCACGAGCTGTGGCGCCACGGCATGGCCCTGGAGCGGGGCCTCGGCGGGCCGCAGGACGTGGAGTGGTGCCTGGACGCCTCGGACGGCCTCTACGTGGTGCAGTCGCGCCCCTTCCAGCACGAGGAGCCCGCGACCTGCGACCCTGCGGCCGAGGTCTGCGAGGACATCGCCAACCCGCGCCTCATCGACGGCGCGGCCTCGGCCTCGGGCGGCGTGGCCGTGGGCCGGGTCTTCTTCCCCGGCCGCATCACGGACGGCCGCGACATCCCGTCCGGCTCCGTGGTCATCTGCCGCACCCTCTCGCCCAAGCTGGCCTCGGCGCTCGGCCGCCTCACGGCGGTCATCTCCCCGGCGGGCAGCCGCGCCGGGCACTTCGCCTCCGTGGCCCGCGAGTTCGGGGTGCCCGTGCTCGTGGGCGCGCCCTCGGCCATGCAGGTGCTGCGCCCGGGACAGGTGGTCACCGTGGACGCGGACTCGGGCGTGGTCTACGACGGCGTGGCCGAGCCCCTGCGCCGCCTGGCCGGGCGCGAGCGCAAGCGTCCGCCCTCCCGCCTGCGCGAGCGGCTCTCCCCGGTCCTGCACGCGCTCTCGCGCCTGACCCTGACCGATCCGGGGAGCCCGGACTTCACCCCGCGCGGCTGCGCGAGCCTGCACGACGTGGTCCGCTTCTGCCACGAGAAGGGCGTGGCCGAGATGTTCTCGCTGGGCGGCAAGGGCCGCGGCCTGGGCCAGGCGCGGCCGCTCGAGACCGACCTGCCGCTCTCCTTCTACGTCCTGGACCTCGACGGCGGCGTGGACCCCGAGCTGGCGGGCGAGAGCGTGCCGCCGGGGGCGCTGCGCTCCGCGCCCATGCGCGCCCTGTGGGACGGGCTGACCGCGCCGGAGATCTCCTGGCACGAGGGGCTCAGGCACCTGGACTGGGAGCGTTTCGACCGCATCTCCGGCGGCATCCTGAGCCTCGCGGACAAGAGCCTCTCGAGCTACGCCCTGCTCTCCGCGGACTACTGCCACGCCATGATCCGCTTCGGCTACCACTTCGCCACCGTGGACGCCCTGTGCGGGCCGCATCCCGAGGCCAACTACGCCTCCCTGCGCTTCAAGGGCGGCGGCGCGGACTTCGACCGCCGCCTGCTGCGCCTGGAATACCTGCGCGAGGTCCTGACCCGCGTGGGCTTCGAGGCCCGCACCAAGGGCGACATGATCGACGCCCGCCTGAGCAGGCGGCCCGAGGCCGAGACCCGCGAGGCGCTCCGGCTCCTCGGCCTGCTCCTCGGCCAGACCCGGCTCATGGACATGGCCCTGTCCGACTCGGCCCAGGCACTGCACATGGCCGAGGATTTTCTGGCGCGCCATGCCCCGTCCCTCTCGCTTTCGCGGGGCGATGTGCTATGA
- the aroB gene encoding 3-dehydroquinate synthase has protein sequence MQSLRVSLRKEVDASYDIVVDSGLLGRTAGELARGRFGKRLVLVCDETTRALFGETLLADLRAADVQADLLSVPAGEQSKCLAVFERLCGDLRDLRISRKDCLVAVGGGMVGDLTGFVAGCYMRGLPFVQVPTTLLSQVDSSVGGKVAVNLPGAKNYIGLFHQPKKVLVDVDTLASLPPRELDSGLAEVLKYAVIADAEFFSYLEDKRDALRSLEREAVIRTVATCCAIKASIVERDEREAGPRMVLNYGHTLGHAVEDAMHYALTHGECVAYGMRAAARLANAMNLFPAADYHRHEQLLDRYGLAVAPLDLDPDELLRIASGDKKNSGGRITFILPTSLGQTTRRDDVPQDLVRSVLADTLRRA, from the coding sequence ATGCAGAGCCTGCGCGTCTCCCTGCGCAAGGAGGTGGACGCCTCCTACGACATCGTCGTGGACTCCGGGCTCCTCGGCCGCACGGCCGGGGAGCTCGCCCGGGGCCGCTTCGGCAAGCGCCTCGTCCTCGTCTGCGACGAGACCACCCGCGCCCTGTTCGGCGAGACCCTGCTCGCCGACCTCCGCGCCGCCGACGTCCAGGCCGACCTGCTCTCGGTGCCCGCGGGCGAGCAGAGCAAGTGCCTGGCCGTGTTCGAGCGCCTCTGCGGCGACCTGCGCGACCTGCGCATCTCCCGCAAGGACTGCCTCGTGGCCGTGGGCGGCGGCATGGTCGGCGACCTGACCGGCTTCGTGGCGGGCTGCTACATGCGCGGCCTGCCCTTCGTCCAGGTGCCCACCACCCTCCTCTCCCAGGTCGACTCCAGCGTGGGCGGCAAGGTCGCCGTCAACCTGCCCGGGGCCAAGAACTACATCGGCCTCTTCCACCAGCCCAAAAAGGTCCTCGTCGATGTCGACACCCTGGCCTCCCTGCCGCCGCGCGAGCTGGACAGCGGCCTGGCCGAGGTCCTGAAGTACGCCGTCATCGCGGACGCCGAATTCTTCTCCTACCTCGAGGATAAGCGCGACGCCCTCCGCTCCCTGGAGCGCGAGGCCGTCATCCGCACCGTGGCCACCTGCTGCGCCATCAAGGCCTCCATCGTCGAGCGCGACGAGCGCGAGGCCGGGCCCCGCATGGTCCTCAACTACGGCCATACCCTGGGCCACGCCGTGGAGGACGCCATGCACTACGCCCTCACCCACGGCGAATGCGTGGCCTACGGCATGCGCGCCGCGGCCCGGCTGGCCAACGCCATGAACCTCTTCCCGGCCGCGGACTACCACCGCCACGAGCAGCTCCTCGACCGCTACGGCCTGGCCGTGGCGCCGCTCGACCTCGACCCCGACGAGCTTTTGCGCATCGCCTCCGGCGACAAGAAGAACTCCGGCGGCCGCATCACCTTCATCCTGCCCACCTCCCTCGGCCAGACCACCCGCCGCGACGACGTGCCCCAAGACCTCGTGCGCTCCGTGCTGGCCGACACCCTGCGCCGCGCGTAA
- a CDS encoding acetolactate synthase large subunit yields the protein MARESEKTSGEASPHTSPHTSPQTPSETQNGAQTLVATLVGSGVEVCFANPGTSEMHFVSALDTIEGMRPVLCLFEGVATGAADGYARMAGKPACTLLHLGPGFANGMANTHNARRAQSPVVNIVGDHATYHERFNAPLTSNVVGFAEAISHWTHRSRSARTVAADAARAVQAARQAPGRVATLILPADTAWTPAERPAPPLEVCPPSRVADGAVEAAARALRSGRKTAVLMRGAVLHGPGLSAAGCIAAKTGCTLLCDTFTPRMRAGAGLPVVEKLPYRGADILRLLGKYEQLLLVGAEPPVSFFAYPEQESWLTRPDCRILTLSHAHEDGDAALAALAEALDASVQGCGAPFAPPALPPEGPLTAEAVMRTVAALLPQDAIVADEGITSTLPYTSLLANAAAHDYLSLTGGAIGGILPLGTGAAVAAPGRKVIALEGDGSAMYTLQALWTQAREKLDVVTVIYANRSYAVLNQELRLVQAASQGERAKSLLDLHDPSLDWVSLAAGMGVQAVRAETTQAFAAAFAAALGESGPRLIEAVI from the coding sequence GTGGCCCGAGAAAGCGAGAAGACATCCGGCGAGGCATCCCCCCATACATCCCCCCATACATCCCCCCAGACACCCTCCGAGACGCAGAACGGCGCGCAGACGCTCGTCGCCACCCTGGTCGGGAGCGGGGTGGAGGTCTGCTTCGCCAACCCCGGCACGTCGGAGATGCACTTCGTCAGCGCGCTGGACACCATCGAGGGCATGCGCCCGGTGCTCTGCCTGTTCGAGGGCGTGGCCACGGGCGCGGCGGACGGCTATGCCCGCATGGCGGGAAAGCCCGCCTGCACGCTGCTCCATCTCGGCCCGGGATTCGCCAACGGCATGGCCAACACCCACAACGCCCGGCGCGCCCAGTCGCCCGTGGTGAACATCGTGGGCGACCACGCCACGTACCACGAGCGCTTCAATGCGCCGCTCACCTCCAACGTCGTGGGCTTTGCCGAGGCCATCTCCCACTGGACGCACCGCTCGCGCAGCGCCCGCACCGTGGCCGCGGACGCCGCGCGCGCGGTCCAGGCCGCCCGGCAGGCGCCGGGGCGGGTGGCCACCCTGATCCTTCCCGCGGACACGGCCTGGACGCCCGCGGAGCGGCCCGCGCCCCCGCTCGAGGTCTGCCCGCCGTCCAGGGTGGCGGACGGGGCCGTGGAGGCGGCGGCCAGGGCCCTGCGCAGCGGCAGGAAGACGGCGGTCCTCATGCGCGGCGCGGTGCTGCACGGCCCCGGGCTTTCCGCCGCCGGGTGCATCGCCGCCAAGACGGGCTGCACGCTCCTGTGCGACACCTTCACCCCCCGCATGCGCGCCGGGGCGGGGCTGCCGGTGGTGGAGAAGCTTCCCTACCGCGGCGCGGACATCCTGCGCCTCCTCGGAAAGTACGAGCAGCTGCTGCTGGTCGGGGCCGAGCCCCCGGTCTCCTTCTTCGCCTACCCGGAGCAGGAGAGCTGGCTGACGCGGCCCGACTGCAGGATCCTCACGCTGTCCCACGCCCACGAGGACGGCGACGCGGCCCTGGCCGCCCTGGCCGAGGCCCTGGACGCCTCGGTCCAGGGGTGCGGGGCGCCCTTCGCCCCGCCCGCCCTGCCGCCCGAGGGGCCGCTCACCGCGGAGGCCGTCATGCGCACCGTGGCCGCCCTCCTGCCGCAGGACGCCATCGTGGCCGACGAGGGCATCACCTCGACCCTGCCCTACACCTCGCTGCTCGCCAACGCCGCGGCGCACGACTACCTTTCGCTCACCGGCGGGGCCATCGGCGGCATCCTGCCGCTCGGCACGGGCGCGGCCGTGGCCGCGCCGGGCCGCAAGGTCATCGCCCTGGAGGGCGACGGCAGCGCCATGTACACCCTGCAGGCCCTGTGGACGCAGGCCCGGGAGAAGCTCGACGTGGTCACGGTGATCTACGCCAACAGGTCGTACGCCGTGCTCAACCAGGAGCTGCGCCTGGTGCAGGCGGCATCGCAGGGCGAGCGGGCCAAATCGTTGCTCGATCTGCACGATCCCTCCCTCGACTGGGTCTCCCTGGCCGCGGGCATGGGCGTGCAGGCCGTGCGCGCCGAGACCACGCAGGCCTTCGCCGCAGCCTTTGCCGCGGCCCTGGGCGAGTCCGGCCCCCGGCTCATCGAGGCCGTGATCTGA